Proteins from one Desulfonatronovibrio hydrogenovorans DSM 9292 genomic window:
- a CDS encoding PEP-utilizing enzyme, whose product MKTPQCTTSIKFGSKADTLSQLQGTSLSPKIPSFLYFSLQEWQQDAHVLLQKAARRFDVGAVAVRSSAVCEDGGSNSHAGAFMSVLDVDPANEQRFREAVKAVFASYPEKNPDDQVLVQKMVTDIDVSGVIMTRCVDDGSPYYVLNYDESGRSDGVTSGSGIHKTVLVYRDYRPEYCDSERVRGMLDLAREVEALCGSIPLDIEFALDKRGLMHLLQVRRISTAGGWHPDTEHRVKRIIPYTERFVSQLTAPRYGLFGTYTIFGNMPDWNPAELIGVIPSPLAASLFRWLISSHAWSHARARMGYRRLPRTELMVLLGGRTFIDVRASFNSFLPQKVPAEIGEKLVNAWLDRLAYNPSLHDKVEFEVAHTVLDFSFDENFNQRYTDVLNSDEKKAFKELLCTFTNKALDISDKGSLPRALKNVDDLASLQTSEYLSFVSQSPVALAGYTQNLLEDCLQYGTIPFTIIARHGFIAETLLRSAVSRGALTQERLTMFKSSFRTVMGDLASDTKAVCQGKMPERDFQNKYGHLRPGTFDIMSPCYKDRQDLFDNCQIDSAVHSPEPFELTHDEQNNINSLLQEAGINTVDAQGLFAYSMKAIQGREYGKFIFTRNLSAALEAIAVWGGGYGLGREDLSHLTIQDIIDTCHSSTRGETTTLLMHKVDQARIEQSLARVFKLSYLVRGVRDIHVVPIHRSEPNYISNKQVERPPVFLKAATTNYGTLNDYIVCIENADPGFDWIFTKGIAGLITKYGGANSHMAIRCAELQLPAAIGCGEEMFERLRRARKISLDCGSKTIRSI is encoded by the coding sequence ATGAAAACACCACAATGCACCACATCAATCAAGTTCGGCTCCAAAGCGGACACCCTGAGCCAGCTTCAAGGGACGTCGCTTTCACCAAAGATTCCTTCCTTTCTTTATTTTAGTCTGCAGGAATGGCAGCAGGATGCCCATGTACTGCTGCAGAAGGCTGCCCGCCGGTTTGATGTTGGGGCTGTGGCCGTGCGCAGTTCCGCAGTGTGTGAAGACGGGGGAAGCAACTCCCATGCTGGCGCGTTTATGTCCGTGCTTGATGTTGATCCAGCCAATGAGCAAAGGTTTCGGGAGGCGGTTAAGGCTGTGTTTGCCTCCTATCCGGAGAAGAACCCCGACGATCAGGTTCTGGTTCAGAAAATGGTTACTGATATTGATGTCAGTGGCGTCATCATGACCCGGTGCGTTGACGATGGCTCTCCTTATTATGTGCTCAACTACGACGAATCTGGCAGATCTGATGGAGTTACCAGCGGATCAGGTATTCACAAGACTGTACTGGTCTATCGTGATTATCGACCTGAGTATTGCGATTCCGAACGGGTACGCGGAATGCTGGATTTGGCCAGGGAAGTCGAGGCCCTGTGCGGGTCCATTCCGTTGGACATTGAGTTCGCCCTGGACAAGCGTGGCTTAATGCATCTTCTTCAGGTGCGCAGGATAAGCACTGCTGGGGGTTGGCATCCAGACACCGAACATAGGGTTAAGAGAATTATCCCTTATACAGAGCGCTTTGTTTCCCAACTGACCGCCCCAAGATACGGGCTTTTTGGAACGTATACTATCTTCGGCAACATGCCTGACTGGAATCCTGCTGAGTTAATCGGCGTGATTCCTTCGCCTCTTGCTGCATCTCTGTTCAGATGGCTTATCTCTTCACACGCCTGGAGCCATGCCCGGGCCAGGATGGGCTATCGCCGACTTCCCAGGACGGAACTGATGGTCCTGCTCGGAGGCCGGACATTCATAGACGTCCGGGCCAGCTTTAACTCCTTTCTGCCCCAGAAAGTTCCAGCGGAAATCGGCGAGAAATTAGTCAATGCCTGGCTGGACCGATTGGCGTATAACCCAAGCCTGCACGACAAAGTGGAATTTGAGGTTGCCCACACTGTCCTGGATTTTTCTTTTGATGAAAATTTCAATCAAAGATATACTGATGTACTCAATTCTGATGAAAAAAAAGCTTTCAAGGAACTGCTCTGCACTTTTACCAATAAGGCTTTGGATATATCTGATAAGGGCAGTTTACCTCGAGCCCTGAAAAATGTCGACGATCTTGCCTCGCTGCAAACATCTGAATATCTCAGCTTTGTTTCACAAAGTCCTGTGGCGCTTGCTGGCTATACTCAAAACCTGCTGGAAGACTGCCTGCAATACGGCACCATTCCGTTTACCATTATCGCCAGACACGGCTTTATTGCTGAGACCCTGCTCAGATCTGCTGTCTCGCGCGGTGCATTGACTCAGGAACGACTCACAATGTTTAAATCCTCATTTCGCACGGTCATGGGCGATCTGGCCAGTGATACCAAGGCTGTGTGTCAGGGTAAAATGCCAGAGCGTGATTTTCAGAATAAATACGGGCATCTCAGGCCTGGGACGTTCGATATCATGTCCCCTTGCTACAAGGATCGCCAGGATTTATTCGACAATTGTCAAATTGACAGTGCAGTCCATTCTCCTGAACCCTTTGAATTGACGCATGATGAACAAAATAACATCAACTCGTTACTTCAAGAGGCGGGTATCAATACAGTAGATGCGCAAGGTCTTTTTGCATATTCTATGAAAGCGATTCAGGGACGGGAGTACGGAAAGTTTATTTTCACCCGGAACCTGTCCGCGGCCCTGGAAGCCATTGCCGTCTGGGGAGGAGGATATGGACTTGGAAGGGAAGACCTGTCCCATTTGACCATCCAGGATATCATAGATACCTGCCACAGTTCAACCAGGGGCGAAACAACCACCCTGCTTATGCATAAGGTGGATCAGGCCCGGATTGAGCAGTCACTGGCCAGAGTGTTCAAGCTCAGCTATCTGGTTCGGGGAGTCAGGGATATACATGTAGTGCCTATACACCGCTCCGAACCTAATTATATTTCCAACAAACAGGTAGAGCGACCGCCAGTTTTTCTCAAGGCTGCTACAACAAACTACGGCACTTTGAATGATTATATTGTTTGCATTGAAAACGCCGATCCCGGCTTTGACTGGATTTTTACCAAGGGCATAGCCGGATTGATCACCAAGTACGGAGGCGCAAATTCGCATATGGCCATCCGTTGTGCAGAGTTGCAGTTGCCTGCCGCCATAGGCTGTGGCGAAGAAATGTTCGAGCGCCTGCGCAGGGCCAGGAAAATTTCTCTTGACTGCGGATCTAAAACTATAAGGTCGATTTAA
- a CDS encoding gamma-glutamyl-gamma-aminobutyrate hydrolase family protein (Members of this family of hydrolases with an active site Cys residue belong to MEROPS family C26.) translates to MPNLGSGIASYVQSWNLSGFIITGGNNLFECPERDETELALISYALANDIPIFGVCRGFQIMAHYFGFKIQPCSNHAATTHEVIINGDKHMVNSYHDNCGPVEMQPPLMAFARDLEGRIEGFRHVQEPLMAIMWHPERECQATDLNIKMIRKFFGLL, encoded by the coding sequence ATGCCCAATCTTGGATCAGGAATAGCCAGTTATGTTCAATCCTGGAATCTGAGTGGTTTTATCATCACCGGCGGAAATAACCTTTTTGAATGCCCTGAACGTGATGAGACAGAGCTGGCCTTGATAAGTTATGCTCTTGCCAATGATATTCCGATTTTTGGAGTGTGTCGCGGGTTTCAAATCATGGCCCACTATTTTGGTTTTAAAATACAACCTTGCTCAAACCATGCCGCTACAACACATGAAGTAATCATTAATGGGGATAAGCACATGGTTAATTCCTACCATGACAATTGTGGACCAGTAGAGATGCAACCGCCTTTAATGGCCTTTGCCAGGGATCTGGAGGGTCGAATTGAGGGGTTCAGACATGTCCAGGAGCCTCTTATGGCCATAATGTGGCATCCAGAGAGAGAATGTCAGGCAACAGATTTGAATATTAAAATGATTAGAAAATTTTTTGGTTTACTATGA
- a CDS encoding SAF domain-containing protein: MKMISLFSVTSAALASLRVGERQKKRVISRTGHGLHPRYLDVVLGKKVNRDVKKGTPVGWEMIG, from the coding sequence ATGAAAATGATTTCTCTCTTCTCTGTGACCTCTGCGGCTCTAGCGAGTCTTCGAGTGGGCGAGAGGCAAAAGAAAAGAGTTATCTCACGCACAGGCCATGGCCTTCATCCAAGGTATTTGGATGTGGTATTGGGCAAGAAGGTGAACAGGGACGTTAAGAAGGGAACGCCGGTGGGGTGGGAGATGATTGGGTGA
- a CDS encoding surface carbohydrate biosynthesis protein encodes MNRSDKKPIIYILMEIKSRELEGRFLLALEAANRGFRVVFGHKSAINTGLECGCLPPGCYLDKSLTRGKEGKLASLADIGCLIASQDEESGLLSYSYDKFLSVRSTPETVGMASLVFCWGEFDHLAWSDKYSAEKEKFYPTGSPRIDYWRHDFLPYFQHHIDNIKQQFGKYVLVSSNFASAHGYMTLEERIAQGRKNGSIVTADDEQRIRNIFEDSKRMFALYAQLIRDLAKKYPDISFVVRPHPVEKIEGWKNVLPTTDNIHVLFEGGISSWERAACAVIHNGCTTGMEAYVSGTPAIAYTPFESPINREIPNKLSIKCTTEDEVSDVLARIFSGEEVNDHRTPENDELIRNRLANVEGDTAAKKIVDVLETLDVPESPPIRLGLTGWKMSAKKELARLKNRIKGVETKAMRKFPGLRLKELKQIQNNLSKVNSKYNECSIKHLYGDVFVVEKN; translated from the coding sequence ATGAACCGATCTGATAAAAAACCAATTATTTATATTTTAATGGAAATAAAATCCAGGGAGCTTGAGGGAAGATTTCTTCTAGCTCTCGAAGCCGCCAATCGCGGTTTTCGGGTGGTTTTTGGACACAAGTCTGCCATTAATACTGGCTTAGAATGCGGGTGTCTTCCTCCAGGTTGTTATCTTGATAAAAGTTTAACAAGAGGGAAAGAAGGGAAGCTTGCTTCATTAGCTGATATTGGCTGTCTGATAGCCTCCCAGGACGAAGAAAGCGGACTGCTTTCCTACTCTTACGACAAGTTCCTTTCCGTTCGCAGCACCCCGGAAACTGTGGGAATGGCAAGTCTTGTGTTTTGCTGGGGTGAGTTTGATCATTTAGCCTGGAGCGATAAGTATTCGGCCGAAAAGGAAAAATTTTATCCCACCGGGTCACCCCGCATAGACTACTGGCGTCATGATTTTTTGCCGTACTTTCAGCATCATATAGACAATATCAAGCAACAGTTTGGCAAGTATGTGCTGGTTTCTTCTAATTTTGCTTCCGCCCACGGCTACATGACTCTGGAGGAGCGGATTGCGCAGGGCCGTAAAAACGGCAGCATAGTGACGGCAGATGATGAGCAAAGAATACGCAATATCTTTGAGGACAGCAAAAGAATGTTTGCTCTGTATGCCCAGCTCATCAGAGACCTGGCCAAAAAATACCCTGACATCAGCTTTGTAGTCCGTCCTCATCCTGTGGAGAAGATAGAAGGCTGGAAGAATGTTCTGCCCACTACGGATAATATACACGTCCTGTTTGAGGGAGGAATCAGTTCCTGGGAAAGAGCGGCGTGCGCAGTCATCCACAACGGCTGTACAACCGGAATGGAGGCATATGTTTCCGGTACACCGGCTATTGCCTACACCCCTTTTGAGAGCCCCATCAACAGGGAAATTCCCAACAAGCTGAGCATCAAGTGTACAACCGAGGACGAAGTTTCTGATGTCCTGGCCAGGATTTTTAGTGGAGAAGAGGTCAATGACCACCGCACCCCGGAAAATGACGAGCTGATCAGGAACAGGCTGGCCAATGTTGAAGGTGACACAGCGGCTAAGAAAATCGTGGATGTGCTGGAGACACTGGACGTTCCAGAGTCGCCTCCAATCAGGCTGGGGCTGACTGGCTGGAAAATGAGCGCCAAAAAAGAATTGGCGCGGCTTAAAAATAGAATCAAAGGCGTGGAAACAAAAGCCATGCGCAAGTTTCCAGGGCTAAGGCTTAAGGAGTTGAAACAGATTCAGAACAATCTTTCAAAGGTAAACAGTAAGTACAATGAATGCAGCATCAAACATCTTTATGGTGATGTATTTGTGGTGGAGAAGAATTAG
- a CDS encoding ORF6N domain-containing protein has protein sequence MNEIVPIENITARIYQIRGLRVMLDRDLAELYQVETRSLKQAVRRNIDRFPSDFMFELSKDEFQNWRSQFVISNFDKMGLRHPPMAFTEQGVAMLSSILRSKTAIQVNIQIMRAFTKLRHILLDNEELRREIVSLRQETQGKFQIIFETLDHLLAEEAEPKKKIGFTAKENEEGYGT, from the coding sequence ATGAATGAGATTGTACCAATAGAGAATATTACCGCCAGGATCTACCAGATCCGAGGGCTGAGAGTTATGCTGGACCGAGACCTGGCTGAACTCTACCAAGTCGAAACCAGGTCACTCAAACAGGCTGTTCGCAGGAATATTGACCGCTTCCCTTCAGACTTCATGTTTGAGCTGTCCAAGGATGAGTTTCAGAATTGGAGATCACAATTTGTGATCTCCAATTTCGACAAAATGGGTCTTCGCCATCCGCCAATGGCTTTCACTGAACAGGGTGTGGCCATGCTTTCCAGTATTTTGCGAAGTAAAACGGCAATCCAGGTGAACATCCAGATCATGCGTGCATTCACCAAACTGAGGCATATCTTATTAGATAATGAGGAGCTTCGCAGGGAGATTGTAAGCTTGCGCCAGGAAACTCAGGGAAAATTCCAGATCATTTTTGAAACCCTGGACCATCTCCTGGCTGAAGAAGCTGAGCCTAAGAAGAAAATTGGTTTTACTGCCAAGGAAAATGAAGAAGGATACGGTACATAA
- a CDS encoding NTP transferase domain-containing protein: MMKAVILAAGRGSRLLTLTDDRPKCLVELKGKPLLHWQLEALREAGIHDILVVRGYCKDQITGDFETTENPRWNETNMVATLMAARDWLLHQTCIVSYADIVYPCEAIHRLMQDGSSLSILYDINWLDLWQQRFEDPLSDAESFRLDEQGSLVDIGRKQVSIEEIQGQYMGLLKFTPKAARWVFDLLDKSQELVDRLDMTSLLQLLMDQGKSIQAVPWDGPWCEVDNEIDLQVAKEISRIW; the protein is encoded by the coding sequence ATGATGAAAGCAGTAATTTTAGCGGCTGGGCGTGGTTCCCGCCTCCTGACCCTGACCGATGACCGGCCCAAGTGCCTGGTGGAATTAAAGGGTAAGCCACTGCTGCACTGGCAGCTTGAAGCCTTGAGGGAGGCCGGCATACATGACATCCTTGTGGTGCGAGGGTACTGCAAGGATCAGATAACCGGTGACTTTGAGACCACGGAAAACCCCAGGTGGAATGAGACCAATATGGTGGCCACGCTTATGGCTGCCAGGGACTGGCTGCTGCATCAGACCTGCATTGTTTCCTACGCAGATATTGTCTATCCCTGTGAAGCCATACATCGGCTTATGCAGGATGGTTCTTCCTTAAGCATCCTCTACGATATCAACTGGCTCGATCTCTGGCAGCAAAGATTTGAAGATCCATTGAGCGATGCCGAGAGCTTCAGGCTGGATGAACAAGGTAGTCTGGTGGATATAGGCCGCAAACAAGTATCTATTGAGGAAATCCAGGGTCAGTATATGGGGCTTTTGAAATTTACCCCCAAAGCTGCCAGATGGGTTTTTGATCTGCTGGATAAAAGCCAGGAGCTTGTAGATAGACTGGACATGACCTCTTTGCTGCAGCTGCTCATGGACCAGGGCAAGTCCATTCAGGCAGTCCCCTGGGATGGACCTTGGTGTGAGGTGGATAATGAAATAGATTTGCAGGTAGCAAAGGAGATATCAAGGATATGGTAA
- a CDS encoding RNA-binding domain-containing protein, translating into MNINETIKSPEGRTLEFKSQVPGKLDSILRTVIAFSNGSGGEIIIGIDDDRNIIGIDQDPFDLEERLASSIHDRIAPVPGVFFQTISIDRNVLFRIKVLPGPNKPYYLKSKGPEKGTYIRVGSTNRLADEWVLADLRRQGRNRSLDEEVETRFGCEVFSSQVFSRYMQWRGLQAQADLEYLVKEKLAVRYNGSCHPTVGGLLLFSEILPEPYAYAGFAVVRYSGDSRSSLVHSQAISCALLDMPGMVLDAVGAYLGSKVEISGLHREEQLDIPLLALRESIVNAICHRDYAMQGSQSKVEVFADRVEVISPGTLPTGIAVADLGLGASEIRNRQIVKIFRKAGYIEQLGTGIIRMRESCRDAGLAEPRFEEVGSYFKVTFFKAQNTLPPDLKAVYDFLRKHGEQSSSQIAASLDIHQNTAIKRLNKLLDAGLVVKKGKGADVRYEAQV; encoded by the coding sequence ATGAACATCAATGAGACAATAAAAAGCCCTGAAGGGCGGACACTGGAATTCAAAAGTCAGGTTCCGGGCAAGCTGGATAGTATCCTGCGAACGGTGATCGCCTTTTCCAATGGTTCCGGCGGAGAGATTATTATCGGCATTGACGATGATCGGAATATCATCGGCATTGACCAAGACCCTTTTGACCTTGAAGAGCGCCTGGCCAGTTCGATCCACGACCGGATTGCCCCTGTTCCCGGCGTGTTTTTCCAGACTATATCTATTGACCGCAATGTTCTTTTCAGAATCAAGGTTTTGCCCGGGCCGAACAAACCCTACTACTTGAAATCAAAAGGCCCGGAAAAAGGAACCTATATCCGCGTTGGTTCCACCAACAGGCTTGCTGATGAATGGGTGCTGGCGGACCTGCGCAGACAGGGACGGAATCGTTCTCTGGACGAAGAGGTGGAAACCCGTTTCGGGTGCGAAGTTTTTTCCAGTCAGGTGTTTTCCAGGTACATGCAGTGGAGAGGCCTGCAAGCCCAGGCCGATCTGGAATACCTGGTAAAGGAAAAACTGGCTGTTCGCTACAACGGAAGTTGCCACCCTACTGTCGGGGGGCTGCTGTTATTCAGCGAGATTCTACCCGAACCTTATGCATACGCCGGGTTTGCCGTGGTCCGCTACAGCGGCGACAGCAGGTCAAGCCTGGTCCATTCCCAGGCCATATCCTGTGCTCTGTTGGACATGCCGGGAATGGTTCTCGATGCTGTCGGGGCCTATCTCGGCAGCAAGGTTGAAATAAGCGGTCTGCACAGGGAGGAACAGCTGGATATTCCCTTGCTTGCCTTGCGCGAATCCATTGTCAATGCCATCTGCCACAGGGACTATGCCATGCAGGGCTCCCAATCCAAGGTGGAGGTGTTTGCCGATCGCGTCGAGGTCATCAGTCCGGGCACCCTGCCTACCGGGATTGCCGTTGCGGACCTGGGCCTGGGTGCATCTGAAATCCGCAACAGGCAGATCGTCAAAATTTTCCGCAAAGCCGGTTATATCGAACAACTCGGTACGGGGATTATCCGCATGCGGGAAAGCTGCCGGGACGCCGGCCTGGCAGAGCCGAGGTTTGAAGAGGTCGGCAGTTATTTCAAGGTGACTTTCTTTAAGGCGCAAAACACGCTACCCCCGGATCTCAAGGCTGTATATGATTTCCTGCGCAAACATGGGGAACAGTCCAGCAGTCAGATAGCCGCCAGCCTGGACATCCACCAGAACACAGCGATAAAAAGACTGAATAAGTTGCTGGATGCCGGTCTGGTTGTCAAAAAAGGCAAAGGCGCTGATGTGAGGTATGAAGCACAGGTGTGA
- a CDS encoding N-acetylneuraminate synthase family protein — translation MGLSNHTLGIGAVAAVALGACIIEKHFTLSRAKPGPDSAFSLEPDEFKTMVAFVSNLTEGRWSVELIQSNLDST, via the coding sequence ATGGGATTGTCCAACCATACTCTGGGTATTGGTGCTGTGGCTGCCGTGGCCTTGGGAGCCTGCATCATTGAAAAGCACTTCACCCTGTCCCGAGCCAAACCCGGCCCGGACAGCGCCTTTTCGCTGGAACCGGACGAGTTCAAAACCATGGTCGCGTTTGTTTCAAACTTGACTGAGGGTCGGTGGTCAGTCGAGCTAATACAGTCGAATCTGGATTCAACTTGA